A stretch of Gossypium hirsutum isolate 1008001.06 chromosome A06, Gossypium_hirsutum_v2.1, whole genome shotgun sequence DNA encodes these proteins:
- the LOC107962665 gene encoding multiprotein-bridging factor 1c, whose translation MPTGFGGAVTQDWEPVVLHKSKPNAQDLRDPKAVNQALRSGAPVQTIKKFDAGSNKKTAGPVVNARKLDEGTEPAALDRVPTDVRQAIQKARLEKKLSQAELAKLINEQLKVVQEYENGKAVPNQAVLAKMERVLGVKLRGKSGK comes from the coding sequence ATGCCGACCGGATTTGGTGGAGCCGTGACTCAGGACTGGGAGCCCGTTGTGCTTCACAAGTCTAAACCCAATGCTCAGGACCTACGTGATCCCAAGGCCGTGAACCAAGCGCTGCGGTCGGGTGCACCGGTTCAGACCATCAAGAAATTCGATGCTGGATCGAACAAGAAAACGGCGGGACCAGTGGTGAACGCTAGGAAGCTCGACGAAGGGACGGAACCGGCAGCTCTAGACCGGGTGCCTACGGATGTTAGGCAAGCCATACAAAAGGCCCGGCTGGAGAAGAAGTTGAGTCAGGCTGAGCTAGCTAAGCTGATAAACGAGCAGCTCAAGGTGGTTCAAGAGTACGAAAACGGGAAGGCAGTGCCTAACCAAGCTGTGTTGGCCAAGATGGAAAGGGTTCTCGGCGTGAAATTGAGAGGCAAGTCAGGGAAATGA
- the LOC107962664 gene encoding aldehyde dehydrogenase family 2 member C4 — MGSHCESSVKIPPIKFTKLFINGNFVDSISGKTFDTIDPRTGEVITKVSLGDREDVDLAVKAARHAFDYGPWPRMSGSERGRMMMKFADLIEENAEEIAALDAVNGGKLFTLCKAIDIPGAARSLRYYAGAADKIHGTVLKMSKGLQGYTLREPIGVVGSIIPWNFPTIMFFMKAAPALAAGCTLVVKPAEQTPLSALYYAHLAKLAGIPDGVLNVVNGFGETAGAAISAHMDIDKVTFTGSTEVGRKIMAAAAASNLKPVSLELGGKSPLLIFDDADIDQAADIAFRGMFYNKGEICVASSRVYVQEGIYEKLVKKLVEKAKATVVGDPFDPQVNQGPQTDKKQFEKILSYIEHGKREGATLLTGGKHVGQKGYYIEPTIFTDVNEDMIITKEEIFGPVMSLMKFKTMEEAIKRANNTIYGLASGIITKNLNVANTVLRSIRAGVVWINCYTAFDVDCPYGGYKMSGFGRDFGLEALNQYLQIKSVVTPIHDSPWH; from the exons ATGGGCAGTCACTGCGAGTCTTCTGTCAAGATTCCACCGATAAAATTCACCAAGCTCTTTATCAATGGCAACTTTGTGGATTCTATTTCAG GGAAAACGTTTGATACAATTGATCCAAGAACGGGGGAGGTGATAACAAAAGTTTCGCTAGGCGATAGGGAGGATGTTGATTTGGCTGTTAAGGCTGCACGTCATGCTTTCGACTACGGCCCCTGGCCTCGCATGTCCGGCTCT GAGCGAGGAAGGATGATGATGAAGTTTGCAGACTTAATTGAAGAAAATGCAGAAGAAATAGCGGCATTAGATGCCGTAAACGGGGGCAAGCTATTTACTCTTTGCAAGGCAATCGACATCCCAGGAGCAGCAAGGTCTCTGCGTTACTATGCGGGTGCAGCCGATAAAATTCATGGAACAGTGTTAAAAATGTCAAAGGGACTTCAAGGCTACACTCTCAGAGAACCTATTGGCGTTGTGGGAAGTATAATCCCTTGGAATTTCCCCACTATCATGTTCTTCATGAAGGCTGCCCCAGCATTAGCCGCTGGCTGCACCTTGGTCGTCAAGCCTGCTGAGCAGACTCCTCTGTCAGCCCTTTATTATGCTCATCTTGCCAAGCTGGCTGGTATCCCTGATGGAGTGCTCAATGTAGTGAATGGATTCGGAGAGACTGCTGGAGCTGCCATTAGTGCTCATATGGACATTGATAAAGTGACTTTCACAGGGTCTACGGAAGTTGGGCGTAAGATAATGGCAGCAGCGGCAGCAAGTAATCTAAAGCCAGTGTCACTGGAGTTGGGAGGCAAATCGCCTCTTTTAATATTTGATGATGCTGATATTGACCAGGCTGCAGATATTGCTTTCAGAGGCATGTTTTACAACAAA GGAGAAATTTGTGTGGCGAGTTCTCGTGTTTATGTTCAAGAAGGTATTTATGAAAAACTTGTGAAGAAATTAGTAGAGAAAGCAAAAGCAACTGTTGTTGGGGACCCTTTCGACCCTCAAGTTAATCAAGGACCCCAA ACTGATAAGAAGCAATTCGAGAAAATTCTATCTTATATTGAGCATGGAAAGAGAGAAGGAGCTACTTTGCTAACAGGGGGCAAGCATGTCGGCCAGAAGGGATACTACATCGAGCCTACCATATTTACTGATGTTAAT GAAGACATGATCATaacaaaagaagaaatttttggcCCAGTGATGTCGTTGATGAAATTCAA AACAATGGAAGAAGCAATCAAGAGAGCAAACAACACAATTTATGGCCTGGCATCTGGGATTATAACAAAGAACTTGAACGTGGCTAACACCGTGTTGAGATCGATCCGTGCCGGCGTGGTTTGGATCAATTGTTACACTGCATTTGACGTGGATTGCCCCTACGGTGGATACAAGATGAGTGGATTCGGAAGGGATTTTGGACTGGAGGCCCTTAATCAGTATCTTCAAATCAAGTCTGTCGTAACTCCCATTCATGATTCTCCGTGGCACTAA